A single Planctomycetota bacterium DNA region contains:
- a CDS encoding HIT domain-containing protein, giving the protein MAGTREQLHAPWRMEYIRSLEKDPVGRDPLADRFAGCFLCAAANIDVAVAELGEERSAAMRRRLVIRISDHCVSVINRFPYTSGHVMVAPRRHVAELEHLTADEAMDLHSETVRVIQLLRDVMNPQGFNVGINLGTAAGAGIPGHLHRHIVPRWAGDTNFMSVVGDVRVVPQMPETLWDILQERLGRG; this is encoded by the coding sequence GTGGCCGGCACTCGTGAACAGCTCCATGCGCCGTGGCGGATGGAGTACATCCGATCGCTCGAAAAGGACCCAGTCGGTCGCGATCCGCTCGCCGATCGGTTCGCCGGGTGTTTCCTCTGTGCTGCCGCCAACATCGACGTCGCTGTTGCGGAGCTGGGCGAGGAGCGATCCGCCGCCATGCGACGCCGGCTGGTCATTCGCATCAGCGACCACTGCGTCAGCGTCATCAACCGCTTCCCCTACACCAGCGGCCACGTCATGGTCGCCCCGAGACGCCACGTCGCGGAACTCGAACATCTCACGGCTGACGAGGCGATGGACTTGCATTCCGAAACTGTCCGCGTCATCCAGCTGCTTCGCGACGTCATGAACCCGCAAGGCTTCAACGTCGGCATCAACCTCGGCACCGCTGCTGGCGCAGGCATCCCCGGCCACCTGCATCGTCACATCGTGCCTCGCTGGGCGGGCGACACGAACTTCATGAGCGTCGTCGGCGACGTCCGTGTCGTCCCACAGATGCCCGAGACACTCTGGGACATCCTCCAGGAACGCCTCGGTCGCGGCTGA
- a CDS encoding PfkB family carbohydrate kinase — protein sequence MTARADVCQATAKALSDASGSASSLTCLVGFDGFIDTICDVVETRESATDYAAVESIDRLGSKISAAAGMSSNLELVVKTRKLGGNGPIMANALASFGLDVTYVGNLGYPDVDPIFAEFGRRADIRSIAQPAFTDALEFSDGKLMFGKHESLKDITWENLVGRLGPETFERLLGRSKLVAMVNWTMLPQMSRIWAKLIGDVLGELPEWTNGPRRHVFVDLADPEKRTRDDLSYAVKLLGKMQEFADVTLGMNLSEAKQVAAVLKLDEPTTDDLPGAASAIREALGIHCAVVHPRAGAAAATADASAEFAGPFVKQPKISTGAGDHFNAGFMLGRTLGLDLEQSLCCGVATSGHYVRSAESPSLQTLAGFVAELPDPE from the coding sequence ATGACAGCCCGCGCCGACGTTTGCCAAGCGACCGCAAAAGCCCTTTCCGACGCCTCGGGGTCCGCCTCTTCGCTGACGTGTCTCGTGGGGTTCGACGGCTTCATCGACACCATCTGCGATGTCGTCGAGACGCGGGAGAGTGCGACCGACTACGCGGCAGTCGAGAGCATTGATCGCCTCGGAAGCAAGATTTCCGCGGCGGCCGGGATGAGCTCGAACCTGGAGCTGGTCGTCAAGACCCGGAAGCTCGGCGGCAACGGGCCGATCATGGCCAACGCGCTCGCGTCGTTTGGGCTGGACGTCACCTACGTCGGCAACCTCGGCTACCCGGACGTCGATCCGATCTTCGCCGAGTTCGGCAGGCGTGCGGACATCCGCAGCATCGCCCAGCCGGCGTTCACCGACGCCCTGGAGTTCAGCGACGGCAAGCTGATGTTCGGCAAGCACGAGTCGCTCAAGGACATCACGTGGGAAAACCTCGTCGGCCGGCTCGGGCCCGAGACGTTCGAGCGGCTGCTCGGCCGGAGCAAGCTGGTCGCGATGGTCAACTGGACGATGTTGCCGCAGATGAGCCGCATCTGGGCCAAGCTCATCGGCGACGTGCTTGGCGAGCTGCCCGAGTGGACCAACGGGCCGCGTCGTCACGTCTTCGTTGACTTGGCCGACCCCGAGAAGCGGACACGCGACGATTTAAGCTACGCGGTCAAGCTGCTCGGCAAAATGCAGGAGTTCGCCGACGTCACGCTCGGCATGAACCTGAGCGAAGCGAAGCAGGTTGCGGCCGTGCTGAAGCTCGACGAGCCGACGACCGATGACCTGCCCGGTGCGGCGTCAGCGATCCGTGAAGCGCTCGGCATCCACTGTGCGGTCGTCCACCCGCGTGCCGGTGCCGCCGCGGCGACGGCCGATGCGTCTGCGGAGTTCGCTGGACCGTTCGTGAAGCAGCCGAAGATCAGCACCGGTGCCGGCGACCACTTCAACGCTGGCTTCATGCTCGGCCGAACGCTTGGGCTCGATCTCGAACAAAGCCTCTGCTGCGGCGTCGCCACCAGTGGCCACTACGTCCGGAGCGCGGAGTCGCCGAGCCTGCAGACGCTGGCTGGCTTCGTCGCGGAGCTTCCGGATCCTGAGTGA
- a CDS encoding dienelactone hydrolase family protein, whose protein sequence is MRRLLTAALLAATPAAFADDIETLDFSYALPNGEEATSVVFFPEEAEGEEVPVIFVIPEWWGLNDYAKMRAEDLAHEGYVAIALDMYGGDRVTEDPGQAGQWAGAAQQVGLGVLAGAGIDAAEAALDDLDIDADGMGAIGFCFGGSTVVALAQSDWADRLDGVVSFHGGLSKDSAPQGDYAGPPMLILHGGADPLVPPDAFGGFVQQAVTAGVPLSIVNFPDAVHAFTNPGADAKAEEYPQLAGAIAFDEEATEVSFEVMFEFFEITIGELDDD, encoded by the coding sequence ATGCGACGACTTCTGACCGCTGCCTTGCTTGCCGCGACGCCTGCGGCGTTTGCTGACGACATCGAAACGCTCGACTTCTCCTACGCCCTGCCCAACGGCGAAGAGGCTACCTCGGTCGTCTTCTTTCCAGAGGAGGCCGAAGGGGAAGAGGTGCCGGTCATCTTCGTCATTCCTGAGTGGTGGGGCCTGAACGACTACGCGAAGATGCGTGCCGAAGACCTCGCCCACGAGGGCTACGTCGCCATCGCGCTCGACATGTACGGCGGCGACCGGGTAACCGAAGACCCCGGCCAGGCCGGACAGTGGGCAGGTGCCGCCCAGCAAGTCGGGCTCGGCGTGCTGGCCGGTGCCGGGATCGATGCGGCGGAGGCAGCGCTGGACGACCTCGACATCGACGCCGACGGCATGGGTGCGATCGGCTTCTGCTTCGGCGGCTCCACGGTGGTGGCGCTGGCTCAGAGCGACTGGGCCGACCGGCTCGACGGCGTCGTCAGCTTCCACGGCGGGCTGTCGAAGGACTCCGCTCCGCAAGGCGACTACGCCGGCCCGCCGATGCTAATCCTCCATGGCGGGGCCGATCCGCTCGTCCCGCCGGACGCGTTCGGCGGGTTCGTTCAACAGGCCGTGACTGCCGGTGTGCCGCTGTCGATCGTCAACTTCCCCGACGCTGTCCACGCCTTCACGAATCCCGGTGCCGACGCCAAGGCCGAGGAGTATCCACAACTCGCCGGTGCGATCGCCTTCGATGAAGAGGCGACGGAGGTCAGCTTCGAAGTGATGTTCGAGTTCTTCGAAATCACCATCGGCGAGCTGGACGATGATTGA
- a CDS encoding YkgJ family cysteine cluster protein, which produces MSRDPTPPDQAAGAIALPVVEEPWYADGLRFRCTTCGNCCTGPAGYVWIDDEEVAGLAEHLKLEERDFRKQFVRKIGKRLSLREHRQPNGEYDCVFLKPLPGDKPGRRKRGCSIYQHRPLQCRTWPFWGGVLQSREAWDHCKSTCPGMDSPKGRHYTADEIEAIRDADDWPKSPPSSA; this is translated from the coding sequence GTGTCGCGAGACCCGACGCCACCCGATCAAGCCGCCGGAGCGATCGCCCTGCCGGTCGTCGAGGAGCCGTGGTACGCCGACGGCCTGCGGTTTCGCTGCACGACCTGCGGGAACTGCTGCACGGGCCCGGCGGGCTATGTCTGGATCGACGACGAAGAAGTCGCCGGCTTGGCCGAGCACCTGAAGCTCGAAGAGCGCGACTTCCGCAAGCAGTTCGTCCGCAAGATCGGCAAGCGGCTGAGCCTTCGCGAGCACCGCCAGCCCAACGGCGAGTACGACTGCGTCTTCCTGAAGCCACTCCCCGGCGACAAGCCTGGCCGACGCAAACGCGGCTGCAGCATCTATCAGCACCGGCCATTGCAGTGCCGCACCTGGCCCTTCTGGGGCGGCGTGCTCCAGAGCAGAGAGGCGTGGGACCACTGCAAATCGACCTGCCCCGGCATGGATTCCCCAAAAGGCCGGCACTACACCGCAGACGAAATCGAAGCCATCCGCGACGCCGACGACTGGCCGAAGTCGCCGCCATCGTCCGCCTAG
- a CDS encoding PEP-CTERM sorting domain-containing protein: protein MKTTILAAAVAAVAVPSLASAQDFSFIVDPATGGVTLESSVPFAGFTFTSDSDALLPDNLPFAGGNPGSGLILLDPNTFTVLSVLSSLPSDISGGTTGAAVGAGVYDLGSIVDIAALSDGPDAGLALTYLTDTNEVQPGVVVIPEPATAGLMGIASLGLLRRRRA, encoded by the coding sequence ATGAAGACCACCATTCTTGCTGCCGCTGTCGCGGCTGTTGCCGTTCCGAGCCTCGCCTCGGCCCAGGATTTCTCGTTCATTGTCGATCCGGCCACCGGCGGCGTGACGCTTGAATCGAGTGTGCCGTTTGCCGGCTTCACTTTCACAAGTGACTCCGATGCCCTTCTGCCGGACAACCTCCCGTTTGCGGGTGGCAACCCGGGCTCGGGCCTCATCCTGCTCGATCCGAACACGTTTACCGTTCTCTCGGTCTTGAGCTCGCTTCCTTCCGACATTTCGGGCGGAACGACCGGTGCCGCAGTCGGTGCTGGTGTCTACGACCTTGGCTCGATCGTTGACATCGCTGCCCTCAGCGATGGTCCGGACGCTGGCCTCGCTCTGACGTACCTGACTGACACCAATGAGGTGCAGCCCGGCGTCGTCGTGATTCCTGAGCCGGCCACCGCTGGCCTCATGGGCATCGCCTCGCTCGGCCTGCTCCGTCGCCGCCGCGCCTGA
- a CDS encoding sugar phosphate nucleotidyltransferase, which produces MPRVRKAVITAAGRGTRQYPATSALQKEMITLVDRDGLTKPTLQLILEECVESGIDEICIVVSPGGDTALREYFKRMDDQTARSFRGKDWAILESENLGSIGDRLTFVTQETPEGFGHAVYQARDFVGDEPFVLLLGDHVYISDEKDRCVLQLIKTFEKFGLDACTGVQPTIERLLYLFGTIKGKPYDVEKGLFQAELIIEKPDVEVAREKLVTPGLPAGNFLTHFGIHVFGPGIFDSIEHHITNNIRDKGEIQFTSAQEHLRQNCEMYWAQIVRGQRYDMGIPYGLIETQLALALASDHRAQVCEAIARILAMQIKE; this is translated from the coding sequence ATGCCACGCGTCCGCAAAGCCGTCATTACTGCCGCTGGTCGCGGCACCCGTCAGTACCCGGCGACCAGTGCGTTGCAGAAGGAGATGATCACGCTGGTCGATCGCGACGGGCTGACCAAGCCGACGCTCCAGCTCATCCTTGAAGAGTGCGTCGAGAGCGGCATCGACGAGATCTGCATCGTCGTCAGCCCCGGCGGTGACACGGCCCTGCGCGAGTACTTCAAGCGGATGGACGACCAGACCGCCCGCTCCTTCCGCGGCAAGGACTGGGCAATCCTCGAAAGCGAAAACCTCGGCAGCATCGGCGATCGCTTGACCTTCGTGACGCAGGAAACGCCCGAAGGCTTCGGGCATGCCGTCTACCAAGCACGCGACTTTGTGGGTGACGAGCCGTTCGTCCTGCTCCTGGGCGATCACGTCTACATCAGCGACGAGAAGGACCGGTGCGTCCTGCAGCTCATCAAGACCTTCGAGAAGTTCGGCCTCGACGCGTGCACCGGCGTTCAGCCAACGATCGAGCGGCTGCTCTACCTCTTCGGCACGATCAAGGGAAAGCCTTACGACGTCGAAAAGGGGCTCTTTCAAGCAGAACTAATCATCGAAAAGCCGGACGTCGAGGTCGCTCGCGAGAAGCTCGTCACACCCGGCTTGCCCGCGGGTAACTTCCTGACGCACTTCGGCATCCACGTCTTCGGGCCGGGCATCTTCGATTCGATCGAGCACCACATCACCAACAACATCCGCGACAAGGGCGAGATTCAGTTCACCAGCGCCCAGGAGCACCTTCGCCAGAACTGCGAGATGTACTGGGCCCAGATCGTCCGTGGGCAGCGATACGACATGGGCATTCCCTACGGCCTGATCGAGACGCAGCTCGCCCTGGCGTTGGCGAGCGACCACCGTGCGCAGGTCTGTGAGGCGATCGCCCGCATCCTGGCGATGCAGATCAAGGAGTGA
- a CDS encoding pseudouridine synthase, translating to MTDDGRERIQKVLAGAGVASRRACEELVLAGRVTVNGDVVRRLPCLVDPASDELRVDGERVRGPAAARPGGKRSSHAYILMNKPEHVVCTNVAQTTAGRRQTLAIDLLPPDFRRRVWPVGRLDATSRGLLLLTDDGELTHRLTHPSFGVPKTYRVVCDGEVTPEAADELGDGIFLVDRTTTRGSKTAPATIKIVRRDRERSVLELTIKEGRNRQIRRMLASLGHKVRDLRRTRIGPLQMRELPEGSSRPLTPRELRELRQAVGLGRA from the coding sequence GTGACGGACGATGGACGAGAACGCATTCAGAAGGTCCTCGCTGGCGCCGGCGTCGCCTCGCGTCGCGCGTGCGAAGAGCTGGTTCTGGCAGGTCGGGTGACGGTCAACGGCGACGTCGTCCGCAGGCTGCCGTGCCTTGTCGATCCGGCCTCAGACGAGCTCCGCGTCGACGGCGAGCGGGTGCGGGGTCCGGCGGCTGCGCGTCCGGGCGGAAAGCGATCTTCGCATGCGTATATCCTGATGAACAAGCCGGAGCATGTGGTCTGCACGAACGTCGCCCAGACGACGGCCGGGCGTCGGCAGACACTGGCGATCGACCTCCTGCCACCTGACTTTCGCCGGCGTGTCTGGCCTGTCGGTCGACTGGATGCGACAAGCCGGGGATTGCTGCTGCTCACGGACGACGGCGAACTGACTCATCGGCTCACGCATCCGTCATTCGGCGTGCCCAAGACCTACCGCGTCGTCTGTGATGGCGAAGTCACGCCCGAAGCCGCGGATGAGCTGGGTGACGGCATCTTCCTGGTCGATCGCACGACCACCCGTGGCAGCAAGACTGCACCGGCGACGATCAAAATCGTCCGCCGGGATCGCGAGCGGAGCGTCCTGGAGCTGACAATCAAGGAGGGCCGGAATCGGCAGATCCGCCGAATGCTGGCGTCGCTCGGGCACAAGGTCCGCGACCTCCGACGAACGCGGATCGGGCCACTGCAGATGCGTGAGCTGCCCGAGGGGTCCAGCCGGCCGCTCACGCCGCGAGAACTCCGAGAACTGCGTCAGGCGGTCGGACTCGGTCGGGCCTGA
- a CDS encoding TlyA family RNA methyltransferase, producing MSADPSHPFVSRGGLKLDAALRAFDLSVEGCVACDLGCSTGGFTDVLLRHGAARVYAVDTGYGVLDWKLRNDPRIVVMERQNAMHVELPEPVDLVVADAGWTRQVKLLPNVVKLLGETGGDVVTLVKPHYEVPRDAVPRGGVLADDVARATLERLLPEIVAFGFEVLGTIDSPIRGSRGKTAHGNIEFLVHLRRSSDAV from the coding sequence GTGTCGGCCGACCCGTCGCACCCGTTCGTCTCTCGCGGCGGCCTGAAACTCGACGCCGCCCTGCGTGCCTTTGACCTCTCCGTCGAGGGCTGTGTCGCGTGCGACCTCGGCTGCAGCACGGGTGGCTTCACGGACGTCCTGCTGCGTCACGGTGCCGCCCGGGTCTACGCCGTCGACACCGGCTACGGCGTGCTCGATTGGAAGCTTCGCAACGACCCGCGCATCGTCGTCATGGAGCGACAGAACGCGATGCATGTCGAGCTGCCGGAGCCGGTCGACCTCGTCGTCGCCGACGCCGGCTGGACCCGGCAAGTAAAGCTGCTGCCGAACGTCGTCAAGCTGCTCGGCGAGACGGGAGGCGATGTCGTGACACTCGTCAAGCCGCACTACGAGGTGCCACGCGACGCCGTGCCGCGCGGCGGCGTGCTGGCAGACGACGTCGCCCGCGCGACGCTCGAACGCCTCTTGCCCGAGATCGTGGCCTTCGGGTTCGAAGTCCTCGGCACGATCGACAGCCCCATCCGCGGCAGCCGGGGCAAAACCGCTCACGGGAACATCGAGTTTCTGGTCCACCTTCGACGCTCTTCTGACGCCGTGTGA